The Hevea brasiliensis isolate MT/VB/25A 57/8 chromosome 1, ASM3005281v1, whole genome shotgun sequence genome has a window encoding:
- the LOC110639856 gene encoding tyrosine--tRNA ligase, chloroplastic/mitochondrial, producing the protein MATAAARTVLCSSQLHLKLLSFPFYLSLSPKLPISSNPNLLNKNPVFSSPLPPVRCLQYSTQQASTTRTHEAIRRPNVVDILEERGLLESLTSDNLRCPPSTSNSTLKVYCGFDPTAESLHLGNLLGIIVLSWFQRCGHKAVALIGGATARIGDPSGKSLERPELDIDTLEKNTLGITNTLTRIFNMDMNLNNPIVVMNNYDWWKEFRLLDFLKQVGRYARVGTMIAKESVKKRLESEQGMSYTEFTYQLLQGYDFLYLFKNEGVNVQIGGSDQWGNITAGTELIRKILQPDDGAEAYGLTFPLLLKSDGIKFGKSEDGAIWLSPSFLSPYKFYQYFFSVPDADVIRFLKILTFLDLEEIDELEREMKRPGYVPNTAQRKLAEEVTRFVHGEDGLSEALKATEALRPGAETKLDWKTIEGIAEDVPSCSLAYDQVLNLSLVDLSVSSGLLESKSAARRLLKQGGLYLNNSRVDGENKRIEPEDIVDGKVLLLSAGKKNKVIVRIS; encoded by the coding sequence ATGGCGACCGCTGCTGCAAGAACCGTCCTTTGCTCCTCTCAATTGCATCTCAAACTCTTGTCATTTCCTTTctacctctctctttctcctAAGTTACCAATTTCCTCAAACCCAAATCTCCTAAATAAAAATCCTGTCTTCTCCTCTCCTCTCCCACCTGTTAGGTGCCTGCAATATTCTACCCAGCAGGCTTCCACCACGCGAACCCACGAAGCAATTCGCCGTCCCAATGTCGTCGATATCCTCGAGGAAAGGGGCTTGCTTGAATCCCTTACCAGCGACAATCTCAGGTGCCCTCCTTCTACTTCTAACTCCACTCTCAAAGTTTACTGCGGTTTCGATCCCACAGCCGAGAGCTTGCACTTGGGTAACCTTCTTGGCATCATTGTTCTCTCTTGGTTCCAAAGGTGCGGCCACAAAGCCGTTGCCTTGATTGGTGGTGCTACCGCCAGGATCGGTGACCCTTCTGGTAAAAGCCTGGAAAGGCCAGAGCTTGATATCGATACTTTGGAAAAGAATACTCTTGGGATTACTAATACCCTGACTAGAATATTCAATATGGATATGAATTTGAACAACccaattgtggttatgaataattatgactggtggaaagagTTTAGATTACTGGATTTCTTGAAACAAGTAGGAAGATATGCTCGGGTGGGTACCATGATTGCCAAGGAGAGTGTGAAGAAGAGGCTTGAATCTGAACAAGGAATGAGTTACACTGAATTCACTTACCAGCTCTTGCAGGGATATGACTTCCTTTACCTTTTCAAAAATGAGGGTGTTAATGTTCAGATTGGAGGAAGTGACCAGTGGGGCAATATAACAGCTGGGACTGAACTTATCCGAAAAATTCTGCAACCAGACGATGGAGCTGAGGCATATGGTTTGACATTCCCTCTTCTACTGAAAAGtgatggcatcaaatttggcaaGTCAGAGGATGGTGCCATTTGGCTTTCCCCATCCTTCTTATCTCCATACAAGTTCTATCAGTACTTTTTCTCTGTACCTGATGCAGATGTTATTAGGTTCCTCAAGATACTTACTTTCTTGGACTTGGAAGAGATTGATGAGTTGGAGAGGGAAATGAAGAGACCAGGCTATGTGCCAAACACAGCTCAGCGTAAGCTTGCTGAAGAAGTTACCCGTTTTGTTCATGGTGAAGATGGACTCAGTGAGGCTCTTAAGGCCACCGAGGCATTAAGACCTGGAGCTGAGACTAAGCTGGACTGGAAAACCATTGAGGGCATTGCTGAGGATGTCCCATCCTGTTCTTTGGCCTATGATCAGGTCCTCAATCTTTCTCTTGTTGATCTGTCGGTTTCTTCTGGCCTGCTTGAGAGTAAATCAGCTGCGCGCCGTCTGTTGAAGCAAGGGGGTCTCTACTTGAACAACAGTAGAGTTGATGGTGAAAATAAGAGAATTGAGCCTGAAGATATTGTGGATGGAAAAGTTCTCCTTTTATCTGCTGGCAAGAAGAACAAGGTCATTGTACGAATATCTTGA
- the LOC110639836 gene encoding glyceraldehyde-3-phosphate dehydrogenase A, chloroplastic: MASATLSVAKPSLQGNGKGFQEFSGLRNSPAFLPYAKKTPDDFLSLVAFQTSAVGSSNGGYRKTAAEAKIKVAINGFGRIGRNFLRCWHGRKDSPLDVIAINDTGGVKQASHLLKYDSTLGIFEADVKPAEDGISVDGKVIKVVTDRNPINLPWKDLGIDLVIEGTGVFVDRDGAGKHIQAGAKKVLITAPGKGDIPTYVVGVNADAYSPDEPIISNASCTTNCLAPFVKVLDQKFGIIKGTMTTTHSYTGDQRLLDASHRDLRRARAAALNIVPTSTGAAKAVALVLPTLKGKLNGIALRVPTPNVSVVDLVVQVSKKTFAEEVNAAFRESADKELKGILSVCDEPLVSVDFRCTDVSSTVDSSLTMVMGDDMVKVIAWYDNEWGYSQRVVDLADIVANNWK; this comes from the exons ATGGCTTCGGCTACTCTTTCTGTAGCCAAACCGTCCCTTCAG GGAAATGGAAAAGGGTTCCAAGAATTCTCAGGCCTCCGCAACTCTCCAGCTTTCCTTCCCTATGCCAAGAAAACTCCTGATGACTTCCTCTCACTCGTTGCTTTCCAGACTTCTGCT GTGGGAAGTAGCAATGGGGGATACAGGAAAACTGCAGCTGAGGCTAAGATAAAAGTAGCCATAAATGGATTTGGTAGGATTGGCAGGAACTTCTTGAGGTGCTGGCATGGGCGCAAGGATTCTCCTCTGGATGTCATCGCCATCAACGACACTGGTGGTGTCAAGCAGGCTTCTCATCTCCTCAAGTACGACTCTACCCTTGGTATCTTCGAAGCTGATGTTAAGCCTGCCGAGGATGGCATCTCTGTCGATGGCAAGGTCATCAAGGTTGTTACCGACCGCAACCCCATCAACCTTCCCTGGAA GGACTTGGGTATCGACCTGGTGATTGAAGGGACCGGAGTTTTCGTGGATAGAGACGGTGCTGGAAAGCATATACAGGCAGGTGCCAAGAAGGTGCTCATAACAGCCCCTGGCAAGGGTGATATCCCAACCTACGTCGTTGGAGTCAATGCTGATGCCTACAGTCCTGATGAACCTATCATCAGCAACGCTTCTTGCACTACCAACTGCCTTGCTCCCTTTGTCAAGGTCCTTGACCAGAAGTTTG GCATCATCAAGGGCACCATGACTACCACTCACTCATACACCGGTGACCAGAGGCTACTGGACGCGAGCCACCGTGACCTCAGAAGGGCACGAGCTGCCGCTTTAAACATTGTTCCAACTTCAACTGGTGCAGCAAAAGCAGTTGCCCTTGTCCTTCCAACTCTGAAGGGCAAACTGAACGGCATAGCCCTGCGTGTACCGACACCAAATGTGTCGGTTGTGGACCTAGTGGTGCAGGTGTCAAAGAAGACCTTTGCAGAAGAGGTAAATGCTGCATTCAGAGAAAGTGCTGACAAGGAGCTGAAGGGTATCCTGTCAGTGTGTGATGAGCCCCTTGTTTCAGTCGACTTCAGGTGCACAGATGTTTCATCAACTGTGGATTCATCCCTGACCATGGTGATGGGAGATGATATGGTTAAGGTGATTGCTTGGTATGATAACGAATGGGGTTACTCTCAAAGGGTTGTGGATTTGGCTGATATTGTTGCCAATAACTGGAAGTAG